From Periophthalmus magnuspinnatus isolate fPerMag1 chromosome 12, fPerMag1.2.pri, whole genome shotgun sequence, a single genomic window includes:
- the LOC117379476 gene encoding calsenilin-like isoform X2 has protein sequence MEGMEMIAIAVVIGLFIVVLKQFGIWEPLSLEDSSDSDLELSMVRHQPEGLEQLQAHTQFTRKELQSLYRGFKNECPSGLVDEETFKSIYSQFFPQGDATTYAHFLFNAFDMDRNGSIRFEDFVLGLSVLLRGSVTEKLRWAFNLYDINKDGYVTKEEMLAIMTSIYDMMGQYTLPSVRDDSPFEHVEKFFQKMDRNKDGVVTIEEFIETCQKDENIMASMQLFENVI, from the exons ATGGAGGGCATGGAAATGATAGCCATCGCTGTTGTGATCGGGCTATTTATTGTTGTGCTGAAACAGTTTGGGATTTGGGAACCTTTGTCATTAGAAG ACAGCAGTGACAGTGACCTGGAGCTATCCATGGTACGCCACCAGCCAGAAGGCCTGGAGCAGCTCCAAGCTCACACCCAGTTCACCAGGAAGGAACTGCAGTCACTCTACAGGGGATTCAAAAAT GAGTGCCCCAGTGGCTTAGTAGATGAAGAAACCTTCAAGAGTATTTACTCACAATTTTTCCCTCAGGGAG ATGCCACCACTTACGCTCATTTTCTGTTTAACGCATTTGATATGGACCGGAATGGCTCCATCCGCTTTGAG GACTTTGTGCTGGGTCTGTCCGTGCTCCTCAGAGGCTCTGTGACGGAGAAGCTCCGATGGGCTTTCAACCTGTATGACATCAACAAGGACGGTTATGTCACTAAAGAG GAAATGTTGGCAATAATGACCTCCATCTATGACATGATGGGACAGTATACACTGCCCAGTGTGAGGGACGATTCCCCATTTGAGCATGTGGAGAAGTTCTTCCAG AAAATGGATCGTAACAAAGATGGAGTGGTGACTATTGAAGAATTTATTGAAACATGTCAGAAG GATGAAAATATAATGGCTTCCATGCAACTTTTTGAGAATGTTATCTAG
- the sprn2 gene encoding shadow of prion protein 2 gives MTPKSIQAMKVSEVTRCSITISLSDQTKRSAIMKTQLYSVCLCLLLFSILCPRTFCKRGALFRGKGKEDGSKEPLQWQSKGLTKQGLRVVGAAAAAGILGGTGTGYGLGFLGKGKNKSGQKTVSRNQHMYHREGQTAEDQSQWNAASPAINNSVFLLSLVPFLIIWIRDP, from the exons ATGACTCCTAAAAGCATCCAAGCCATGAAAGTTTCAGAGGTGACCAGATGCAGCATCACCATCTCACTGTCAGACCAGACAAAAAG ATCTGCAATAATGAAGACCCAGCTTTACTCTGTGTGCTTGTGCCTCCTGCTCTTCTCCATTCTGTGCCCCAGGACCTTCTGTAAACGTGGAGCACTGTTCCGGGGCAAGGGCAAAGAAGATGGCAGCAAAGAGCCCCTACAGTGGCAGAGCAAAGGCCTCACTAAGCAGGGCCTCAGAGTGGTgggggctgctgctgctgcaggcATACTTGGAGGGACAGGAACTGGCTATGGCCTGGGCTTCCTCGgcaaaggaaaaaacaaatcagGCCAGAAAACAGTCTCACGCAATCAACACATGTACCACAGAGAGGGCCAGACAGCAGAGGACCAGTCACAGTGGAACGCAGCTTCTCCTGCCATAAACAACTCAGTTTTTCTGCTGTCCTTGGTGCCATTTCTCATAATCTGGATAAGAGATCCTTAA
- the prnpb gene encoding prion protein b gives MMGWLSGTVLISLLTMGLLYFDGTLAKKGGGFGGGKKPSSSSNRLGSTKPSNSQPGNYPRQPQPPNRNPNPYPAGGSYPQPGAGNTNPGGYPRQNPGGNPAGGYPAAGGYPNQPGRGNYPNQNPAGGYPAAGGYPAAGGYPNQPGRGNYPNQNPAGGGYPAAGGYPAGGGYPNQPGRGGYPNQYPGGYPAAGGYPAAGGYPNTGWGGGYPVRGGNTGQGWGAPGSYPGGYPGGGMGGYPNWNPNNKILSPRYGVGSYGGYGNGGSPFARSAMNQGFMPKVESKGFAKKAMLAAGVGAMAGMAVGYGLGRFPRPHFNFRSHEEENYYNNYMYRRYGTQSTDQKDYGRDYEYKPPPRAESYDKFMDKCMNRTDLLKDQVKSEVDDEDKDTVSIEEIGYPLLIEQMKARRCVEMYMAYSEQFLQKRAEPQIQNKGSLLCISQLFTSVVILLSSMFLLQ, from the coding sequence ATGATGGGCTGGCTAAGTGGGACTGTCCTCATCTCTCTTCTTACTATGGGACTCCTATACTTTGATGGGACTTTGGCTAAAAAGGGAGGTGGATTTGGAGGAGGCAAGaaaccatcatcatcatcaaacaGATTGGGGTCCACAAAGCCCTCCAACTCTCAACCAGGAAACTATCCTAGGCAACCACAGCCCCCTAATCGAAACCCTAACCCATATCCTGCTGGTGGAAGTTATCCCCAACCAGGTGCTGGAAACACCAATCCTGGGGGATATCCCAGACAAAACCCAGGAGGGAATCCTGCTGGCGGATATCCAGCTGCCGGAGGATACCCTAACCAACCTGGAAGAGGGAATTACCCTAACCAGAACCCTGCAGGGGGTTATCCAGCTGCGGGAGGCTATCCAGCTGCGGGAGGATACCCCAACCAACCCGGAAGAGGCAATTACCCAAACCAAAACCCTGCAGGTGGGGGGTACCCTGCTGCTGGGGGGTATCCAGCGGGGGGAGGATACCCCAACCAGCCAGGCAGAGGAGGCTATCCAAACCAGTACCCAGGTGGCTATCCGGCAGCAGGTGGATATCCAGCTGCTGGGGGTTATCCTAACACTGGGTGGGGAGGTGGCTATCCGGTACGAGGAGGTAATACAGGGCAGGGCTGGGGTGCACCGGGCTCATATCCTGGGGGTTATCCTGGTGGTGGAATGGGAGGCTACCCAAACTGGAATCCCAATAATAAGATCCTCAGTCCTCGTTATGGTGTAGGAAGCTATGGCGGTTATGGGAATGGTGGATCTCCTTTTGCTCGTTCAGCCATGAACCAAGGCTTTATgcctaaagtagagtctaaggGTTTTGCTAAAAAGGCAATGTTGGCAGCTGGGGTGGGTGCTATGGCTGGTATGGCTGTTGGTTATGGATTAGGGCGTTTTCCACGACCGCATTTTAACTTCCGAAGTCATGAAGAagaaaactactacaacaactacatgTACCGTCGCTACGGTACCCAGTCTACGGATCAAAAAGACTATGGCCGCGATTACGAATACAAGCCACCCCCACGAGCTGAGTCCTATGATAAATTCATGGACAAATGCATGAACCGAACGGACCTTCTCAAAGACCAGGTCAAATCTGAGGTAGACGACGAGGACAAGGACACTGTCAGCATTGAGGAAATTGGGTACCCCTTGCTAATAGAACAGATGAAAGCACGGCGCTGTGTTGAAATGTACATGGCCTACTCTGAGCAGTTTCTCCAAAAGCGTGCAGAACCGCAGATACAAAACAAAGGTAGTCTTCTGTGCATCTCTCAGCTGTTCACATCTGTGGTGATTTTACTGTCCAGCATGTTTCTGCTTCAGTAA
- the LOC117379476 gene encoding calsenilin-like isoform X1: protein MKCCLVKWIIDSTNQQGPDSSDSDLELSMVRHQPEGLEQLQAHTQFTRKELQSLYRGFKNECPSGLVDEETFKSIYSQFFPQGDATTYAHFLFNAFDMDRNGSIRFEDFVLGLSVLLRGSVTEKLRWAFNLYDINKDGYVTKEEMLAIMTSIYDMMGQYTLPSVRDDSPFEHVEKFFQKMDRNKDGVVTIEEFIETCQKDENIMASMQLFENVI from the exons ATGAAATGTTGTCTAGTGAAGTGGATTATTGACAGCACCAATCAGCAGGGACCAG ACAGCAGTGACAGTGACCTGGAGCTATCCATGGTACGCCACCAGCCAGAAGGCCTGGAGCAGCTCCAAGCTCACACCCAGTTCACCAGGAAGGAACTGCAGTCACTCTACAGGGGATTCAAAAAT GAGTGCCCCAGTGGCTTAGTAGATGAAGAAACCTTCAAGAGTATTTACTCACAATTTTTCCCTCAGGGAG ATGCCACCACTTACGCTCATTTTCTGTTTAACGCATTTGATATGGACCGGAATGGCTCCATCCGCTTTGAG GACTTTGTGCTGGGTCTGTCCGTGCTCCTCAGAGGCTCTGTGACGGAGAAGCTCCGATGGGCTTTCAACCTGTATGACATCAACAAGGACGGTTATGTCACTAAAGAG GAAATGTTGGCAATAATGACCTCCATCTATGACATGATGGGACAGTATACACTGCCCAGTGTGAGGGACGATTCCCCATTTGAGCATGTGGAGAAGTTCTTCCAG AAAATGGATCGTAACAAAGATGGAGTGGTGACTATTGAAGAATTTATTGAAACATGTCAGAAG GATGAAAATATAATGGCTTCCATGCAACTTTTTGAGAATGTTATCTAG